The Candidatus Dependentiae bacterium genome includes a window with the following:
- a CDS encoding rod shape-determining protein: MRFFPAKKLFSAFSTDLAIDLGTANTLVYVRNRGIVLDEPSVVAVKANTNQVLAAGRGAKEMLGKTPESIVACRPMRDGVIANFELTESMLRYFIRKVHGNRRMLISPRMIIGVPSGITQVERRAVEDSAKQAGAREVYTIMEPMAAAIGAGLPVQDPSCSMIVDIGGGTTEVAVIALKDVVFCRSVRVGGDEMDRAIVQYVKRKYNLLIGERTAELIKIQIGSVMPESKDESMEVKGRDLVTGVPKTIILTSAEVHESLLETIATIVDVVRVALENTPPELSSDLVDKGIVMAGGGSLLKGLAQLISKETGLQVHLAENPLLCVVMGAGKVLEQLDFFKDALLK; the protein is encoded by the coding sequence ATGAGATTTTTTCCTGCAAAAAAATTGTTTAGCGCTTTTTCGACCGATTTAGCGATCGATTTAGGAACAGCAAATACATTAGTATATGTGCGAAATCGCGGTATTGTTTTAGACGAGCCGTCTGTTGTTGCAGTTAAGGCAAATACAAATCAAGTGCTTGCTGCAGGGCGTGGCGCTAAGGAAATGTTGGGTAAAACTCCTGAAAGTATTGTAGCGTGCAGGCCAATGCGCGATGGCGTAATCGCAAATTTTGAACTTACCGAAAGCATGCTTCGTTATTTTATTCGTAAGGTGCACGGTAATCGCCGTATGCTTATTAGCCCGCGTATGATTATTGGTGTTCCCTCAGGCATTACGCAAGTAGAGCGACGCGCAGTTGAAGATTCTGCAAAACAAGCGGGCGCGCGCGAAGTTTACACCATTATGGAACCAATGGCCGCAGCAATTGGCGCTGGATTACCAGTACAAGATCCATCATGCAGCATGATCGTTGATATTGGCGGTGGAACAACCGAAGTTGCAGTGATAGCACTTAAAGACGTTGTTTTTTGCCGTTCAGTTCGCGTTGGCGGAGATGAGATGGATCGTGCAATTGTGCAATATGTTAAGAGAAAATATAACTTGCTTATCGGTGAGCGCACCGCAGAATTGATCAAAATTCAAATTGGTTCGGTGATGCCAGAGTCAAAAGATGAATCGATGGAAGTTAAGGGGCGCGATCTAGTGACCGGAGTTCCAAAAACAATCATTTTGACGAGTGCAGAAGTGCATGAATCTCTTCTTGAAACGATAGCGACAATAGTTGATGTTGTACGCGTGGCGCTTGAAAATACTCCACCCGAACTATCTTCAGATTTAGTTGATAAAGGTATTGTGATGGCGGGCGGCGGTTCACTTCTTAAAGGGCTTGCTCAATTGATTTCAAAAGAAACAGGTTTGCAAGTTCATCTAGCGGAGAATCCACTTCTTTGCGTTGTGATGGGTGCTGGAAAAGTACTCGAACAACTCGATTTCTTCAAAGACGCACTTTTAAAATAA
- a CDS encoding GNAT family N-acetyltransferase, with product MKKWDYRAIKDINAYIDGNKIGDITYQTIDDPNRPCFIMNLWVDKEFRSKGIGKSLLKEAIKDLKDQGCKKIWLQSTSQAKGFYEKLNCKCVNSENLLMECEVDQ from the coding sequence ATGAAAAAATGGGATTATCGGGCCATTAAGGATATTAATGCTTACATTGATGGTAACAAAATTGGGGATATTACTTATCAAACGATTGATGACCCAAACCGGCCTTGTTTTATTATGAACCTCTGGGTTGATAAGGAATTTAGAAGTAAGGGTATCGGAAAAAGTCTTCTTAAAGAAGCCATAAAAGATTTGAAAGATCAGGGTTGCAAAAAAATCTGGCTTCAGTCAACGAGCCAAGCAAAAGGCTTTTACGAAAAATTAAATTGTAAATGCGTAAATTCTGAAAATCTTTTGATGGAATGCGAAGTAGATCAATAG
- a CDS encoding peptidyl-prolyl cis-trans isomerase, with amino-acid sequence MKTHLYRSLQGVFALSILAVLPQCDFFGSKNEERTESSSAAADQMPAGSGEVLLSIDGKPRITVDRFENYVSTVLEAQPQLKQLIALMPDAEMELFKSMANEEMLQAWLAKSGMDQKEAYKKDLQMIVDFGKRQLAVKYFQEAHPVTVSEAEVRKYYDENKKTIPELMMNRGGVAAQIATFDKQADAQAFFAKVKEGKADFEQAAREAKGTVKSFQEINEMSFDVDPAVREKINSMKKFPAIEMATGKDKAWVIKATAKKDAQYVPFDQIKPRIEAFLQQQKMGELFTKELESLRNEFKIVENKDYFERKKKLKEEEMNNMMEKGGQKQGMNQGDEEGDSISQAPSAIKGA; translated from the coding sequence ATGAAGACGCATCTTTATAGATCACTCCAAGGAGTGTTTGCTTTATCAATTTTAGCAGTTTTGCCGCAATGTGATTTTTTTGGCAGTAAGAATGAAGAAAGAACAGAATCATCATCTGCTGCTGCGGATCAAATGCCAGCGGGAAGTGGAGAAGTTTTACTTTCTATCGATGGCAAGCCGCGCATTACGGTTGATCGTTTTGAAAATTATGTAAGCACTGTTCTTGAAGCACAACCACAATTAAAGCAACTTATTGCGCTGATGCCGGATGCTGAAATGGAACTTTTCAAGAGCATGGCAAATGAAGAAATGCTTCAAGCTTGGCTTGCAAAAAGCGGAATGGATCAAAAAGAAGCATACAAAAAAGATCTTCAAATGATCGTTGATTTTGGTAAACGTCAATTAGCTGTAAAATATTTCCAAGAAGCTCACCCAGTAACAGTGAGTGAAGCTGAAGTGCGAAAATATTACGATGAAAACAAGAAAACAATCCCTGAGCTGATGATGAATCGCGGGGGCGTTGCAGCGCAAATCGCAACATTTGATAAGCAAGCAGATGCTCAAGCATTTTTTGCAAAAGTAAAAGAAGGCAAAGCTGATTTTGAACAAGCGGCAAGAGAAGCAAAAGGCACCGTTAAATCGTTCCAAGAAATTAACGAAATGAGCTTTGATGTTGATCCGGCAGTTCGAGAAAAAATAAATAGCATGAAGAAATTCCCAGCTATTGAAATGGCGACCGGTAAAGACAAAGCTTGGGTTATCAAAGCAACCGCTAAAAAAGATGCGCAATATGTGCCGTTTGATCAAATCAAGCCGCGCATAGAAGCGTTCTTGCAACAGCAAAAAATGGGCGAATTGTTCACGAAGGAACTTGAAAGCCTCCGCAATGAGTTCAAAATTGTAGAAAACAAAGACTATTTTGAGCGCAAAAAGAAGCTCAAAGAAGAAGAAATGAATAATATGATGGAAAAAGGCGGCCAAAAACAGGGTATGAACCAAGGCGATGAAGAAGGGGATAGTATCTCCCAAGCGCCATCAGCCATAAAGGGTGCATAA
- a CDS encoding PIN domain-containing protein, protein MSDKVFLDTNTLIYAYSVDEPLKKKAIEKVIESSHEIILSTQVVNEFINVMSKKRKVGLPELAITVDELADNFSVAQITLQTIKQALMISQKYQYSYFDSLIISSALEHSCSVLYTEDMHNEQLIEGKLRIKNPFFKL, encoded by the coding sequence ATGAGCGATAAAGTTTTTCTTGATACCAATACATTGATTTACGCATATTCTGTCGATGAGCCGTTGAAAAAAAAGGCAATTGAAAAAGTTATAGAAAGTTCACACGAAATCATATTGAGCACACAGGTTGTTAATGAATTTATTAATGTGATGAGCAAAAAACGGAAAGTTGGTTTGCCTGAACTTGCTATTACCGTTGATGAGCTTGCGGATAATTTCTCTGTTGCTCAAATTACTCTGCAAACGATTAAACAGGCTTTGATGATTTCTCAAAAATATCAGTACTCATATTTTGATAGTCTTATTATATCATCAGCGCTTGAGCACAGCTGTTCGGTGCTTTACACAGAAGACATGCACAATGAACAGTTAATTGAAGGCAAACTGAGAATTAAAAATCCTTTTTTCAAATTATAA
- the pheT gene encoding phenylalanine--tRNA ligase subunit beta, which yields MKLSLSWIFDHLKGSWADYDIQELVRRFNTTTAEIEQVEHITLNTDHFTLGTVLKIDKEKIILFSSELDKELVLPSRTDAAVGGVFLVFHNKNDHRWATLADWHAAKEGLIGALSATEKELEGSWKDSFESEDYILHLDNKSVTHRPDLWGHRGIAREISAILKIKMRPESEIIKKFPVERHESIASSSKERPFSLKIKNPELIKQLGGGSISSISYCPSLIWMAHRLARIDSKPIDAIVDTTNYVMFDIGQPMHAFDAAKIDVKKIEAGCAGREQTLELLDRQTITVDPEDLVISDGAKPLGLAGVMGGASSAVNASTKSIFIEAGCFDAGRVRKTALRVKKRTEASSRFEKSLDPDNVIKALGRFLTLLSENKIEFKLAGPLALLGHAVGQEELKISHDFITSRLGADVPAAEIKKILEALDFGVETKKNVYHLSVPTFRTSKESFVKEDVVEEIGRFFGYNTIPLEMPALKLKPSSLSATFQERNLKNFCAYSLSAHEVTNYAIFDEEFLRQLKWQPAQTVTIQNPVSENWQAMVTSLVPHLIKNVMQNKTERELRFFEYNNVWHKSGTQVIEKKNIAGIIFAKSSLDFYVLKNQLSKLFTMLNIAAEWKEASTTEPWMHPYQTARIEVAGANLGYAGMANSTFLANVVEGSAFIFELDVQELTKHAATDKQRFTQLAKYPSTWFDISMMIARTISVEQIKKTILSADGRIYKVELVDFYEKDEWQDQRSVTVRFFARDAEKTLSQQEIDHLYDHVLMKLKNNGAVIR from the coding sequence ATGAAATTATCGCTCTCTTGGATTTTTGATCATTTGAAGGGATCGTGGGCAGATTATGATATCCAGGAGTTGGTGCGCCGTTTTAATACGACGACCGCTGAAATTGAGCAAGTTGAGCATATTACGCTTAATACAGATCATTTTACGCTGGGCACCGTTTTAAAAATAGATAAAGAAAAAATTATTCTTTTCAGCTCAGAACTTGATAAAGAACTGGTACTTCCTTCGCGCACCGACGCCGCAGTTGGCGGAGTGTTTCTCGTTTTTCACAATAAAAACGATCATCGTTGGGCAACACTTGCCGATTGGCATGCTGCCAAAGAAGGGCTCATTGGCGCGCTGAGCGCGACCGAAAAAGAGCTTGAGGGATCTTGGAAAGATTCTTTTGAAAGCGAAGATTATATTTTGCATCTTGATAATAAATCGGTGACGCATCGGCCTGATTTATGGGGCCACCGCGGCATAGCGCGTGAAATAAGCGCTATCTTAAAAATTAAAATGCGCCCAGAATCAGAAATAATTAAAAAATTTCCGGTCGAACGGCACGAATCTATTGCGTCTTCAAGCAAAGAACGCCCATTTTCTCTGAAGATAAAAAATCCTGAGTTGATCAAACAACTTGGCGGTGGCTCTATTTCATCGATCTCCTATTGCCCATCATTAATTTGGATGGCGCATCGTTTGGCACGCATCGATAGCAAGCCTATCGATGCAATTGTCGATACTACTAACTACGTTATGTTCGATATTGGGCAACCGATGCATGCATTTGATGCAGCAAAAATAGATGTGAAAAAAATTGAAGCTGGATGTGCAGGCCGCGAACAAACGCTTGAACTTCTTGATCGCCAAACAATAACGGTCGATCCTGAAGATCTCGTTATTAGCGACGGCGCAAAACCGTTGGGGCTTGCAGGAGTCATGGGCGGTGCATCATCGGCGGTAAATGCGTCAACGAAATCAATTTTTATTGAAGCGGGATGTTTTGATGCGGGAAGGGTTCGCAAAACGGCATTACGCGTAAAAAAGCGTACCGAAGCATCATCTCGCTTTGAGAAAAGCTTAGATCCAGATAACGTGATCAAAGCACTCGGGAGATTTTTGACTCTTTTGAGTGAAAACAAAATCGAATTTAAACTCGCTGGTCCCCTTGCGCTCTTGGGGCATGCAGTTGGGCAGGAAGAGTTAAAAATTTCGCACGATTTTATTACTTCTCGTTTAGGTGCAGATGTTCCAGCAGCGGAAATAAAAAAAATTTTGGAAGCGCTTGATTTTGGTGTTGAGACGAAGAAAAATGTTTATCATTTAAGCGTTCCCACTTTTCGTACATCGAAAGAATCTTTTGTAAAAGAAGATGTAGTTGAAGAAATTGGGCGCTTTTTTGGGTACAATACAATTCCGCTTGAAATGCCAGCACTTAAATTGAAACCATCATCGCTTTCAGCTACGTTTCAAGAACGGAATCTTAAAAATTTCTGTGCATATTCACTTTCAGCGCACGAAGTCACCAACTACGCAATCTTTGATGAAGAATTTTTGCGCCAATTAAAATGGCAACCTGCGCAAACCGTAACAATTCAAAATCCGGTTTCAGAAAATTGGCAAGCGATGGTAACAAGCCTTGTGCCGCATTTGATAAAAAATGTGATGCAGAATAAAACTGAGCGGGAGCTGCGCTTTTTTGAATATAATAATGTTTGGCACAAAAGTGGCACACAGGTTATTGAAAAAAAGAATATTGCAGGAATTATTTTCGCAAAATCTTCGCTTGATTTTTATGTTCTTAAGAATCAATTGAGTAAACTTTTTACTATGCTCAATATAGCTGCTGAATGGAAAGAGGCGAGCACAACCGAACCGTGGATGCACCCCTATCAAACTGCGCGCATTGAGGTAGCCGGTGCGAATCTTGGTTATGCAGGAATGGCAAACAGTACATTTCTTGCTAACGTAGTCGAAGGCAGCGCATTCATTTTCGAGCTTGATGTACAAGAACTTACAAAACATGCTGCCACTGATAAGCAACGCTTTACTCAGTTAGCAAAATATCCTTCCACTTGGTTTGATATTAGCATGATGATTGCGCGAACGATTAGCGTTGAGCAGATAAAGAAAACTATTTTGAGTGCGGATGGCAGAATTTACAAAGTAGAACTTGTAGATTTCTATGAAAAAGATGAATGGCAAGATCAGCGATCGGTTACCGTTCGTTTCTTTGCGCGCGATGCTGAAAAAACTTTGTCTCAGCAAGAAATCGATCATTTATACGATCACGTTCTGATGAAATTAAAAAATAACGGAGCGGTGATTCGATGA
- a CDS encoding phosphatidylglycerophosphatase A produces the protein MSSFAQRAVTLSRIGYAPAPGTMATLVTLPFVILISWFSFDYLIILAATIGIGFALVRASLPFFDKKDPHEIVIDEVVGCLVTFYGIALTSSTLFAGFILFRILDVCKPSFIGRTERLPGVWGIMLDDIVAGIVANIILRAMF, from the coding sequence ATGAGTAGCTTTGCGCAACGCGCGGTAACATTATCAAGAATTGGGTACGCACCGGCGCCGGGCACGATGGCGACGCTCGTAACGCTGCCTTTCGTAATACTTATTTCATGGTTTTCGTTCGATTATCTTATTATTCTTGCAGCAACAATCGGCATCGGTTTTGCATTAGTGCGCGCAAGTTTGCCATTTTTTGATAAAAAAGATCCGCATGAAATTGTGATCGATGAAGTGGTTGGTTGCTTGGTAACTTTTTATGGTATTGCGCTAACCTCATCAACATTATTTGCAGGATTTATTCTTTTTCGCATTCTTGATGTTTGCAAGCCATCGTTTATCGGCCGCACCGAGCGCCTTCCCGGTGTGTGGGGAATTATGCTTGATGATATTGTCGCAGGCATTGTCGCAAATATAATTTTGCGCGCAATGTTTTAA
- the rsmA gene encoding ribosomal RNA small subunit methyltransferase A, translating to MHFAHGIQIKKQYGQHFLRWQVVIDHMIERVSLDKSCSVFEIGCGDGFLTRSILKQPIKQLWVFEIDPQWADFVRKSMPNKRMTIYEQNILDLDWSIFEPDQPWTLLANLPYQITFPILHLLQKNRHLLREGVIMVQEEVAEKLLKSHGRGYGYPSLFFQYYFNWEKLDKVPPQAFEPPPKVHSRLLYFKPKENVAPIPDEQGFWDFIKLCFRQPRRTLRNNLQQTHFDMSLISEELLVLRAQQMNIDDFLALWKKFNS from the coding sequence ATGCATTTTGCTCATGGCATTCAAATAAAAAAGCAGTACGGCCAGCATTTTTTGCGTTGGCAAGTGGTGATCGATCATATGATTGAGCGCGTGTCGCTTGATAAAAGTTGTTCTGTATTTGAAATTGGGTGCGGCGATGGTTTTTTAACTCGCTCAATTTTAAAGCAGCCAATCAAGCAGTTGTGGGTTTTTGAAATAGATCCACAATGGGCAGATTTTGTCCGAAAATCGATGCCAAATAAGCGGATGACTATTTATGAGCAAAATATTTTAGATCTTGATTGGTCGATTTTCGAGCCTGATCAGCCATGGACTCTTCTTGCTAATCTCCCTTATCAAATTACCTTCCCTATTTTGCATCTGCTGCAAAAAAATAGGCATCTTTTGCGCGAGGGCGTCATTATGGTGCAAGAAGAAGTCGCAGAAAAGCTCCTTAAATCGCACGGGCGTGGCTATGGGTATCCCTCTCTCTTTTTCCAGTACTATTTTAATTGGGAAAAGCTTGATAAAGTGCCGCCTCAAGCGTTTGAACCGCCTCCAAAAGTGCATTCACGTTTATTATATTTTAAGCCTAAAGAAAATGTTGCTCCCATTCCTGACGAGCAAGGGTTCTGGGACTTCATTAAATTGTGCTTTCGCCAACCTCGACGCACTTTAAGAAATAATCTGCAGCAAACTCACTTTGATATGTCACTTATTTCTGAAGAATTATTGGTTTTGCGTGCGCAGCAAATGAATATCGACGATTTTCTAGCTCTATGGAAAAAATTTAATTCTTAA
- the glmU gene encoding bifunctional UDP-N-acetylglucosamine diphosphorylase/glucosamine-1-phosphate N-acetyltransferase GlmU, with product MKSPSIQAIVLAAGKSTRFNTGRTKLLERLCGQEMILYTTKLLESLNLPTTLVLGYEADAIKKIVTAHHPALTIAHQEEQKGTGHALMCSQTLWHADHLLVMNGDMPLVTESIIEELITKHTESNADVSFVVSHCDHPVAAGYGRVIETNGKIKIIEEKDLKTAATESCCINAGIYIFKKSFAQDFLSTLQTENASNEYYLTDLIEKANNVITIQAPFDTIRGINTLKELWSAEQIKRAELISMWMERGVRFFAAQAAHVDVNVSIGKGTVISYGAHIINGTVLGANCVIEPFAVIDNCTLSESVIVYSHSVLRDSTIESNAQIGPFAHIRGKSIIKQTAVVGNFVELKATSLGVASKAKHLAYLGDARIGEHANIGAGTITCNHNGISKNQTTIEDFAYIGSNSTLIAPVTIGKNAYTAAGSVITKQVPADSLAIARAYQINKEGYAAKLRKKFAQGEDKPKDTGNETEQVSFVGALKTHNDSALSGNT from the coding sequence ATGAAATCGCCTTCGATCCAAGCGATTGTTTTAGCGGCCGGTAAATCAACACGATTTAACACAGGCCGCACAAAATTACTTGAACGCTTATGCGGACAAGAAATGATTTTGTATACAACAAAATTGTTGGAATCACTCAACTTACCAACAACCCTTGTTCTCGGATACGAAGCTGATGCGATAAAGAAAATAGTAACCGCCCATCATCCAGCGCTCACCATAGCGCACCAAGAAGAACAAAAAGGAACGGGGCATGCATTGATGTGCTCTCAAACCCTTTGGCATGCTGATCATCTTCTTGTAATGAATGGCGATATGCCGCTGGTAACAGAATCGATTATCGAAGAGCTTATTACAAAACATACCGAATCAAATGCTGACGTTTCTTTTGTTGTTTCGCATTGCGATCATCCCGTGGCAGCTGGCTATGGAAGAGTGATTGAAACAAATGGAAAAATAAAAATTATTGAAGAAAAAGATTTAAAAACCGCCGCGACCGAGTCGTGTTGCATAAATGCAGGCATTTATATTTTCAAAAAATCTTTTGCCCAAGATTTTTTAAGCACATTGCAAACCGAAAATGCTAGCAACGAATATTATTTAACCGATCTTATAGAAAAAGCTAACAACGTTATTACCATTCAAGCACCTTTTGATACCATTCGTGGCATCAATACGCTTAAAGAATTGTGGTCCGCGGAACAAATTAAACGGGCAGAATTAATTTCAATGTGGATGGAGCGTGGCGTACGTTTCTTTGCAGCGCAAGCAGCGCATGTTGATGTAAACGTTTCGATCGGAAAAGGAACCGTTATCAGCTACGGTGCGCATATTATTAATGGAACCGTTCTTGGCGCTAACTGCGTTATCGAGCCGTTTGCTGTTATTGATAATTGCACTTTAAGCGAAAGTGTTATCGTTTATTCGCATTCGGTTTTGCGTGATTCTACAATTGAATCAAATGCACAAATCGGCCCATTCGCTCACATTCGCGGCAAATCAATTATTAAACAAACTGCCGTTGTTGGTAATTTTGTAGAATTGAAAGCAACTTCATTAGGAGTCGCAAGCAAAGCAAAACATCTCGCTTATCTTGGCGATGCACGTATTGGTGAGCATGCAAACATCGGCGCCGGCACGATCACCTGCAATCATAATGGAATAAGTAAAAATCAAACAACTATCGAAGATTTTGCTTATATTGGCAGCAATAGTACACTAATAGCGCCGGTAACTATCGGCAAAAATGCGTATACCGCTGCCGGATCTGTAATTACCAAACAAGTTCCTGCCGATTCACTTGCAATTGCACGCGCATACCAAATTAATAAAGAAGGATACGCTGCTAAATTACGCAAGAAATTTGCTCAAGGTGAAGATAAACCAAAAGATACAGGAAATGAAACAGAACAAGTTTCATTTGTAGGCGCACTCAAAACCCATAACGATTCAGCACTTTCTGGCAATACATGA
- a CDS encoding ComF family protein, protein MAIIKNLLINNLRQLIAPPFCTYCGIILFENAWWCAQCASHIKPVVSKTMEVTKSFHMPVFAAGVYEEPLKSLILAKSWSSRVASVQLGEFIWQRTSISVLDFDYIVPVPLHWRRYAWRGYNQAEVMAQTISKFSGKPIAQIVKRKRSTPYLSSKKIHERSEIIRDAFAPIGDLKKYDGATLLLIDDLLTTGATLHAVARTILYGCKPKALYGAVAARVI, encoded by the coding sequence GTGGCAATAATAAAAAACTTGCTCATTAATAATTTACGCCAACTTATTGCACCGCCATTTTGCACTTACTGCGGGATTATTCTTTTTGAAAATGCATGGTGGTGCGCGCAATGTGCATCGCATATAAAACCAGTTGTTTCAAAAACAATGGAAGTAACTAAATCTTTTCATATGCCAGTTTTTGCAGCAGGGGTTTATGAAGAACCACTCAAATCGCTCATTCTTGCAAAAAGTTGGTCTTCTCGCGTTGCGAGTGTTCAATTGGGAGAATTCATTTGGCAACGCACATCAATTTCTGTTTTAGATTTTGATTATATTGTTCCGGTTCCTTTACATTGGCGGCGCTATGCATGGCGCGGATACAATCAAGCTGAGGTGATGGCACAAACAATAAGCAAATTTTCTGGAAAGCCGATTGCGCAGATCGTAAAACGAAAACGATCGACTCCCTATTTATCATCCAAAAAGATTCATGAACGATCTGAAATTATTCGCGATGCATTTGCCCCAATCGGAGATTTAAAAAAATATGATGGCGCAACTCTTTTGCTTATTGATGATTTGCTGACAACTGGAGCCACATTACACGCAGTTGCGCGTACTATTTTATATGGATGTAAACCAAAAGCGCTTTATGGAGCTGTTGCTGCACGGGTTATATAA
- the sbcD gene encoding exonuclease subunit SbcD, translating to MIRFVHTADIHFGVENYGKIDPATGIHTRLLDFERALDFCIEYAIKEQVDFFLFSGDAYKTTNPSPTQQRLLLKCFLKLHKAQIPLVMVVGNHDNPLSFGKAHTLDLFNDLPLSGFHVMAKPHAFVLQTKSGPVNIVGLPWPNRTTIATSQNHMFKSAGELTDYISQSTVAILQHLITQLDPHLPSVLAGHLTVSSGIFSGSEKRAVYGNDPLFLPSQLAIAPFDYVGLGHLHRFQDLNEHAHPPVVYSGSPERIDFGERKEEKGFCDVRISQKGKTSYEFIKTPARPFIQIEVHLQPDCDHTQQILDALKQHDIAQAILKIVYHVPPTVKDTVDLSKIERTCASALHVVGIIPVHQPKSREKRSNLKVDMDLETILDLYFSGKPELAAQKEMLIAKALALKDELATSEIMNENN from the coding sequence ATGATACGTTTTGTACACACGGCAGATATTCATTTCGGCGTCGAAAATTATGGCAAGATAGATCCAGCAACCGGGATTCATACTCGGTTGCTGGATTTTGAACGAGCGCTCGATTTTTGCATCGAATATGCCATTAAAGAACAAGTTGATTTCTTTTTATTTTCTGGCGATGCGTATAAAACCACCAATCCGAGTCCCACTCAGCAACGCCTTTTGCTTAAATGTTTTTTAAAATTGCACAAAGCGCAAATTCCACTTGTTATGGTGGTTGGTAATCATGATAATCCACTCAGTTTTGGAAAAGCGCACACGCTTGATCTTTTTAATGATCTGCCATTAAGCGGATTTCATGTAATGGCAAAGCCGCATGCATTTGTATTGCAAACAAAAAGTGGCCCGGTAAATATTGTCGGGCTCCCTTGGCCCAATCGGACAACGATCGCCACTTCGCAAAACCATATGTTCAAATCTGCAGGAGAATTAACCGACTATATTTCTCAATCCACCGTTGCAATTCTGCAGCATTTAATTACACAACTTGATCCTCATTTGCCTTCTGTTCTTGCTGGCCATTTAACGGTAAGCTCCGGAATTTTTTCCGGTTCAGAAAAACGTGCGGTGTACGGCAACGATCCACTTTTTTTACCATCACAATTAGCAATTGCGCCGTTTGATTATGTCGGCCTTGGCCATTTGCATCGTTTTCAAGATTTAAATGAGCATGCGCATCCTCCGGTCGTCTATTCAGGATCGCCAGAACGAATAGATTTTGGTGAACGAAAAGAAGAAAAAGGATTTTGCGATGTACGGATTTCTCAAAAAGGAAAAACATCGTACGAATTTATCAAAACTCCCGCACGCCCTTTTATTCAAATCGAAGTTCATTTACAGCCAGATTGCGATCACACGCAACAAATTCTTGATGCACTCAAACAGCATGATATTGCGCAAGCAATTCTGAAAATTGTTTATCACGTTCCTCCAACGGTAAAAGATACGGTCGACTTATCTAAAATTGAACGCACATGCGCTTCCGCATTGCATGTGGTTGGAATCATTCCGGTGCATCAACCAAAAAGTCGCGAAAAAAGATCGAATTTAAAAGTTGATATGGATCTAGAAACTATTTTGGATCTTTATTTTTCCGGCAAGCCAGAATTAGCAGCACAAAAAGAAATGCTGATCGCTAAAGCGCTTGCACTCAAAGATGAATTGGCTACGAGCGAAATTATGAATGAAAACAATTAA
- the lspA gene encoding signal peptidase II has protein sequence MKNRSLFYAALFFGIIILDRMSKWCVLNFLSSSYRITAFLELTKTMNRGISWGFFNSAPEYAYWIITFVIGAFCTLLIFYAWQRAKRGFSIVGEVLIIAGGLSNFVDRIMYSGVVDFILVSFGQWSWPVFNVADAAIVIGAGLMIIESFGGNSK, from the coding sequence ATGAAAAATAGATCACTATTTTATGCTGCACTTTTTTTTGGAATAATTATTCTCGATCGTATGAGCAAATGGTGCGTTCTTAATTTTCTTTCTTCAAGTTATCGAATCACAGCGTTTCTGGAATTAACCAAAACAATGAATCGCGGAATTTCCTGGGGATTTTTTAATTCAGCACCTGAATATGCTTATTGGATAATTACGTTCGTAATTGGTGCGTTTTGCACGCTGCTTATTTTTTACGCATGGCAACGCGCAAAACGAGGATTTAGCATCGTAGGCGAAGTGCTTATTATTGCGGGCGGCCTTTCAAATTTTGTTGATCGAATTATGTATAGTGGGGTTGTTGATTTTATTCTTGTTTCTTTTGGGCAATGGTCTTGGCCCGTTTTTAATGTGGCCGATGCAGCAATAGTGATTGGTGCAGGGCTGATGATTATAGAATCGTTTGGGGGAAATTCAAAATGA